The following coding sequences are from one Macrobrachium rosenbergii isolate ZJJX-2024 chromosome 36, ASM4041242v1, whole genome shotgun sequence window:
- the LOC136856643 gene encoding uncharacterized protein, which produces MDLCTGCDINTFEIASICTDRESALNFLSVHKVLNINYTCPKCLSVLKLSSRNQFRCDKVKRDSKGKAERCRVQVSAFKGTWFERSCLSIEKILHLCWWFTVGRLTQEEVSSFVGVSAHTVNDWYRLCHEVVLHHVKGTSTQVGGVGKVVEICEARFGKRKNGEERLLEGVWVLGGLERQSERTFMVPVPDRTKETLVVQIREWILPGTKIISDSNLEVEGYSHEKSNHPLNYGRKDRVSDKNLAFYFFRKKYPDPAQRFHVFMCAVAALYPPPVSPAEDDDIDTST; this is translated from the coding sequence ATGGACCTGTGTACCGGCTGCGACATAAATACTTTCGAGATCGCGAGTATCTGCACCGACCGCGAGTCCGCCCTCAATTTCTTGTCAGTCCATAAAGTGTTGAATATAAACTACACATGCCCCAAGTGTTTAAGTGTTCTTAAATTAAGCAGCAGAAACCAGTTCCGCTGCGACAAAGTCAAAAGGGACTCGAAGGGAAAAGCAGAGAGGTGCCGAGTCCAAGTCTCAGCGTTCAAGGGCACCTGGTTCGAGAGGTCCTGCTTGAGCATCGAGAAAATCCTGCACCTGTGCTGGTGGTTCACTGTCGGCAGACTGACCCAGGAGGAGGTCTCAAGTTTTGTCGGCGTCTCCGCACACACCGTGAACGATTGGTACAGGTTGTGCCACGAGGTGGTTCTGCACCACGTCAAGGGCACCAGCACCCAAGTTGGTGGTGTGGGCAAAGTTGTGGAAATTTGTGAGGCCAGATTTGGAAAACGGAAAAATGGCGAAGAGAGACTCCTGGAAGGGGTGTGGGTTCTAGGAGGTTTGGAACGTCAATCCGAAAGAACTTTCATGGTCCCGGTGCCCGATCGCACGAAGGAGACGTTAGTCGTCCAGATACGCGAGTGGATATTGCCGGGAACAAAGATAATCAGTGACTCCAACTTAGAGGTTGAGGGGTATAGTCATGAAAAGTCAAATCACCCCTTGAACTACGGACGGAAAGATAGAGTGTCCGACAAGAACCTAGCATTCTACTTCTTCCGCAAAAAATACCCGGATCCGGCACAGAGGTTCCATGTGTTCATGTGTGCCGTTGCTGCCCTTTATCCGCCTCCTGTTTCCCCAGCGGAAGACGACGACATCGACACCTCCACCTAA
- the LOC136856638 gene encoding UPF0696 protein C11orf68 homolog, with product MAEGNTFEYESEFLAEINKEADAGDWIEFDASVEDINGLDTFLQKYKPSVLKRSDGIGWICVRGPDHKHEIPALRKLLEDWEAKQTSGQRITPDTVIEMAKKYRCLCGKWLIQKETGIKVDLAWAAIAKAVASGQCGISAKVSPVDDLTGVYQRKNVVCVYNSDFTDRSAVEKLNDSIRNAGVKCTMTYKPDVYTYLGIYRNNKWGIKPTIYSSQFDLMSGKSKIVETLVRTAPQNPDQS from the exons ATGGCTGAAGGTAACACATTCGAGTACGAATCGGAATTCCTTGCTGAAATCAATAAGGAGGCAGATGCTGGCGACTGGATAGAATTCGATGCGTCTGTGGAGGACATTAATGGACTGGATACATTTCTACAAAAGTATAAGCCATCCGTTCTGAAAAG ATCAGATGGCATTGGGTGGATCTGTGTGCGGGGGCCAGATCACAAGCACGAAATCCCAGCATTGCGCAAATTGCTAGAGGACTGGGAAGCTAAGCAAACATCTGGCCAGAGAATCACACCCGACACCGTCATCGAAATGGCCAAGAAGTACAGGTGCCTCTGTGGGAAATGGCTCATTCAGAAGGAAACGGGAATCAAGGTCGACCTCGCCTGGGCTGCTATTGCCAAGGCAGTGGCATCAGGCCAGTGCGGCATCTCGGCAAAAGTGAGTCCTGTCGATGACCTGACTGGAGTCTATCAAAGGAAGAATGTGGTGTGTGTTTACAACAGTGACTTTACTGACCGCAGTGCAGTGGAGAAACTCAACGACAGCATCAGGAATGCCGGGGTTAAGTGCACCATGACATATAAACCTGATGTATATACTTACTTGggtatttatagaaataataagtGGGGGATAAAGCCAACAATTTATTCAAGTCAGTTTGACCTCATGTCAGGGAAATCAAAGATTGTTGAAACTCTTGTCAGGACAGCCCCACAGAATCCAGATCAGTCCTAA